TTGCATGGCATCGCATGACTtcctagtcaggacattactgatgtaaaaacagcaccatcactatttgaaaaaatatttttttatcaaacctAGACAGGCCCTATTTACAGCGGCTATCAGTCCATcagcttatccttgagtaatcatgataaattgctaatttggtgctagaaaatcactttttcaaaccattatatcaaacacagttgaaagatttaaaaaaaacaaaattacaaattatttacatttcttgttgcacttaaatctgttttgtatactattctgatgatagtgaaactttgtaatatggcactttttgttccactgtctccctaagatgattcactgatgttcttcctcttttgtaagttgctttggataaaagcgtctgccaaatgaataaatgtaatgtaaatgtaagcgttaaatgaagcttaacattgtcgttgtgtttgtttttgagttgccacagtatgcaatagacttgcatgtcttaaggtaaaaaatggcaaaaaataaacacctttctctagaaactcgtcagtcaatcattgttttgaggaataaagactatacaatgcttgaaattgttgaaaaactgaagatttcatacaaagatgtacactacaatcttcaaagacaaagaacaacaaggacagaaagagatgtggaagaccagatgtacaactaaacaagaggataagtacatcagagtctctagtttgagaaatagacgcctcacatgtcctccgctgacggcttcattgaattctacccactcaacaccagtttcatgaacatcCGTAAAGAGAAGAcccaggggtgcaggccttatgggaagaattgcaaagaaaaagacacttttaaaacagaaaaacaaaaagaaaaggttagattgggcaaagaaacagatattggacaacagataattggaaattggatattaaccccattgagcttttgtgggatcatttAGACTGTAAgctgcgtgagaagtgcccgacaagacagacacatctatagctagtgctacaggaagtgtggggtgcatggctggactggtaatctggcatatcaggcattttcccggtgggccaacgcactttggggccgatcaggggcggactggtcatcgggagaaccgagctggctggtgggtcggccgcgaaacgggctgtgataagctaaaatgaggtgttgccttatgcagaacggaccgtgccccccgctcaacttttgaggccagttgctatgtacaatcctgggccgatttcacTTCTCTGTCCAGCACtggtggggtgaaatgtcacctgagtatctggacaaactgacagctggaatgtgaaggatttgcaaagctgtcattgctgcacttgggaggatttttttgatgagaactctttgaagtagttcttttcaaattgaaatagtaatttttcatgttattaatgtcctgactatatattgtgatcagttgaattaaagtaccaatttctttccataagagcaaaatctgtttcaaattccaaacttttggcagccagtgttTATTACATTTATCTCCAAAACAGCTCCACATGAGGCATTATAAGGCATAAAGATcccagtttaaaaataaataataataactaaaacaTACCCAACACTACAACGCTGCCTACTCCTGGTTGCTATTGCTAGGATAATTTAGGATTTTGTCGTTGTtcaaaaatacagtttaattacaaaacaaaataaataaaaaaataaataagctctATACAGCAATTTATTTACATATGAAAATTTGTCATCTTGCATAATAAATGACATCACATGATTTAGCTACTTTGTTACATTTCAGCAAGTTCCCGCAAGAAATAGTTTGCAACACTgcatcaaagtgtgtgtgtgcatgtttcatgttttcacatttaaaggaatattccaggttcaaaacaagttaagctcaatcaacagcatttatgacgtaatgttgattaccacaaaaataaattgacttgtccctccctccttttctttaaaaaagaaaaaatctgggttacagtgaggcacttgtaatggaagtcaatgagggccaatctgtaaacattaaactactaatttctcccattaaaccctccaaactATGTCCCCGTTGACACTGTAAGTGACTTgctgtatttaaatttttaaagaaaattaggaagtccaaatgctgtcgatcgagcttaacttgtattgaacctggaatatttatcTTATAATGTTACTGCTTTCGTACACGTTAATATATTAACAGTTGTGCAATTGCATTGTCTTTTTGTATGACAttgggtttattgagtgtattctttcattatttacagcATCAATCAAAGTTTTGGAAAcacttgactgatttctttttatcaaatttttataggcaaatatacattttaaatatatattaaaatcccacccgcgaccctgtacacaggataagcggttgacgatggatggatggatggattaaaatcccaacactgtttaaaaagcatcccaggatgcaCATAATGAAGTTTAATTTAGCATTTTGGttcacaacataattccaatACATCCATTTGTGCAGTTCATAATTTCATAACTGTTCTTATGCAGTTAACCCCCTTCTCAAATGGGCTAAAGAAAACAAGAACAGTCAAAAGACATGGATGATGttacaatataattttattaattaaaaagacATGCCAAGTAGTAGTAATGTGTAGGAAACAATAGTTGCATATAAAACCGGATGTCAAAAAAAGCATCTCCaagtatatatataattgaatcaTCCTAAAAAATTGTGAAATTCTCAGCAGCAATGCTGATCTTCAAGTTTCACTATGAATGAAAACTACACTTTAAATAAGGCACTAGACCAGCATTCGTCCCATTGTCAGTGTATCAGCCTTATTTACACAAGACCAGCACAGATTTAATAGTCAACTCCATAACTCGTACAGTAGTTACCAGAGAAAAGAATAGGTTAGGCATTTCTGAGCACCCCAAAGAAGAATAAAATGGGGCATCCAGTTTGAAATGGGGTTACATTCATATTCAGCCAACTTtcaaaaagaaaaagtgaaaatCTCGATACTCAAGGTAGAACTAGAAGCAAAATTGTGATCCACCTTCAAAGAGCAAATGCACATTTGCACGGTTTAAGAAATCGATATTAAGCATATTAAGAACAACTAGTCATATGTGCATAATAACGTGCGAGTCTCTCCACCTAAAGAAGGCAGCGATCTTTGCCAAAGCGGTTTTAGTTTTATAACAGCTAAAGTCACATCATCTAGAGAGTCATCAACCCATTCCAATGCACTTGGCAATGACTAAAAATGACCACGTTTGATTATAAAGTTCTATGCATAATACAGAAGGCTATAGTTAATATCCCTCTCTCTAATTAAACAGATTAACATACCATAATTAAGATGTTCCGAAGGAGATTCCACAGTCAATATTCTACAAAATgcctttgttttatatatacagtatatttaaatttagttttcattttttcgCATATACCCTACCATAAGCCATTTGTGTTGAATTCAGCATGGTTTCTTTTCAGAATGAGGTGTTATGTGCCAATGTTTCCTTTCTTTGACAAACATGTCAGAGTGATAATAGCAAACACATTTAAACCAATCCCTAAAAAAATCCCCAAATCAGGAATGTTTGACTGCTGACAGGCCATTTAACTCCAGACGTCCAGCGAGTAGCGTCCCTTTGTCATCAGTTTCTTGATGTAATCTACAGCTTGAGTGCGGCTCATTCCACCCAGCTCCTCGGCGATCTCGTAGAAGGAGTTCTGCACGTCCCGTGCCATGTTTCGTGCATCTCTGAGGGAAGAAATCGTGTAACATTAGAACAGTTTTACAGACGGTTctgtcaaaaaacaaacaaacaaaacttatATCTGTTGGAGCGGTGTTGGAGAGTAACTAACAAACGTAGACTAACACTGACCCGCAGATGTAGATGTGTGCGTTGTCTGTGTGAACCAGCCTCCAAACGGTCTCCTTGTTGTTCTTTAGGAGATGCTGCACATAGACCTGGGTGTAAATAAACGACAAAACGAGTCATGCTGTGTATATAAAATGTACACGGTTTATAAAATGCATGCTAATGGATGCTGATTGATCAAAGTGTTCAAGCCATTCTAAAATACACAAAAAGTGAAACACCTCTTCATCTAGTGTCAGGAACTATATCTTCAAGTGAAAAGACATTTCATGTCTTATATTACCTGTATTTACATTCGTAATATACACACATCCTCTCCGACCTCTCTGCTTAATTAAGGGATTGTGCCTCAAACCCTGGCAACATATATACCTTGAGGTCTCTCCTTCAGGTGAAACCGGTTTTGTTTTGCAAGTATCATGTAAATACTCCATTATGCCACACGAGACGTTTTACCAGTGCCCAGTTTCTTTGGAGGGCTCTTAAAAAGTGAAGCAAACTTGGATTTCCTATCTGCTGCCATTGATGTCCCAGTCACTATTGAAGGGCTTTTGTGTTCTTGTTGTGCTATCGAACAATCACAGGTGTCAGGATTTTTCACACAGATAGATTTTGTACTTTAGAGTGTCGTGGGAATGCTGATGGATAGCTctatacacacattatataatggTGATAATAATACAGCTATAGAGGTATCTTAGCATGTGTGGTACCTTCTGTGCCTGGTCTCTGGAGAAAGCCACATTGAGTTCCGTCAGAACGCCAGTCTTTTCAAACTCTTCAAGTTCCTCCTGGTACAGGAAGTCCTCGTTATTGTGACGGCATCCAAAGTACAATACTGTATTTCCAACTTCCTTGCCTAAACACAAAACAGAGGAAATTGAAATATTAAAAAGGCACAAGGGAAAAATTAGCCTTACAAATAGTCTTTTAATtagggggccttggtagctcagtggtaaagacgctgactatcgcccctggagttcgctagtttgaatcccaaggtgtgctgagtgactccagtcaggtctcctaagcaaccaaattggcccggttgctagggaggttagagtcacatggggtaaccacctcgtggacactataatgtggttcgctctcgatGGAGCGTGTGGGCAGTTGAGCGTTGATGCAGCGGTGGGTGGCGTGAAGCTCCCACACGTTTTATGTCTCCATTGCAACGcactcaacgagccacgtgataggATGCGTGAGTTGGCGGTCTCAGaggcggaggcagctgggattcgtcctccgccagccggattgagtcgagtcactacaccaccacgaggacttaaaagtgcattgggaattggtcattccaaatacggagaaaaataatactcatttaaaaaaataaaaaaaagtattttaattaaatcCATCATACATAGTTTATAAAACTCCAACTGTTTAAAGTTCAAACCCTTTTCTTGCTATAAAGTGGTCAAACTACCACCAtccctcttttaaaaaaaactacCGGGGCAGTCTGTGTTAAATCAGACAAATTCAAACAAGTGTTGTTGCACTTCTGTATGTGTGGTATGTGCTCTTATGGTATGtacaatatttatttagattttaacaTTCTTATGTTTTTAAACCACCTGAAATATTAATTTCCATACACATTTATTGTTGAGGAAGCAATGTTTAGGGTATGATATCTGTATGAAGAATTATGATTGGTGCCGTCAAATAAATGCAGAAGAAACAACGATTTGTGTTGAAATTGTCATTTGAGAAGaaagagttctgttggtgtttattttgggAAAATGATCATTTGACTCCTTATTTTTCAGCCTAtaacaagactacttgccaattaaacaaataaatggacatgaaacattgatttgagttgaaactaTTTGATTCGCTTTTTTAtagagatcacacagtgatccgagaagcaggaaagatgacttAGAACACCAAGATGAGGGGTCTGTtacgtggatgtgcggttgttactcttGTATAtaagaccgctagatggcgccattgaccaatcagaatcaagtattcgaGTGAGCCGTgtggtaataaataaatattatctagAAATATTTCACTAGTTCTCCAATTTAAGGGGACAATTATGATAATACTAGTACCCTAAGGAGACTAGGAAACGTTTGGACTTGAAGGGAACAAGTTTGTCGATATCTACtggggctgtcaatcaattaaacatttttatcaaattaattacgtgacatgcagattaattaatcaaaagaatcacaattattctgatatttaaatatgatttgaGAAAGCCtaccaaataaatataattcaatatataatatagacaattttatatatatatattataaatataatttgaatgattaaaatgtattacattgtggcagacaagtaaagcattgattagacaacacaaagtggctttagaaggcaatatatagTTTATTTCCTAGTTATTGAACATGAGCCTAGCATAGGCCTGCAGTCCACGTCAATTGTTAttgcaaattaatttgtcaatctgtTGGAGATAGATTTATTaaaagggcttttctaaggacgtgtcaatgtacacctatgtcagatggatgcttttggactgtctcactttggttgtgtcgcatcataaactcacaatttttaggtcgctgtgtcaagtaaaatacagtttgaaacttagaaaaacacatctaaagATCCCTAAATTAGGAAATGCGCTCCGTCCATCTGTGAAAGCAAGAGCACTGTACATTTCCTATACAGCTGCAGTTTCACTTACTGGCCTCTGCTGAAAACATGTGGTACTTCAAGCTATAATTGCacagatggaaggaatattctttattacggtccagggacatgattaattgcgttcatttttgtaatgtgttcttttttatataattaatagcaCTGAATTACCCTAGTATCTACCAATTTCTATGAGGCCAACAATCATAATTCCTGAGATTTCATACCCTTGAGATGGCATCCCAGATAAGACTTGTTTTGGCCTGGAAGTAACTTCCTACTTCAGAGGTCTTCAAAAAACAAGAATATGTTTTTGAAAACATCAAAttaagctcagcgagtattgacgctgaatatcacccctggagtcatgtgTTCGAGTCCAGACAGGTCtccgaagcaaccaaattggcccggttgctagggagggtagagtcacatggggtaacctcctcgtggtcgtgattagtggttctcgctctcaatggggcatgtggtaagttgtgtgtggatcacggagagtagcataagccatgctgcgagtctctgcagtgtcatgcacaacgagtcacgtgataaattgcatggattgacagtctcagaagcggagacaactgagacttgtcctccgccacccagattgaggtgagtaaccaccaccataaggacctactaagtagtgggaattgggcattcaaattgggagaaaaaggggatacaaataaaataagcaaGCTATGAACATCTGATCTGACACAGATGGACCCTACTGTTTAACCACCCATATGGTTCTTATCCACCAACATCATAATCCCACTCTCTActgaataaagtataataaattaCAAAGCATAATCCCAGACTGCTTCTCTAAATTTTGTAGAATGCCCCTTTCTGAATATTGACATTACCCACATGGTAACTCACGCACACCATTTGGAGTTCAAATGTCATTTACGTGTAATGCTGCAAATGACTGAACTGAGGAAGCACAAAACACCTGCACTTCATCACCTGCATTACTCCTACCTTGTTCTTTGAGCCATCCTCTCTCCTGAATGAAGCCCATGAAGGGTGCGATGCCGGTGCCAGGCCCAATCATAATCACTGGGTTGGTGGACTTGAAGGGCAGGCGGAACTGAGATTTGCGGATGTACATGGGCACTGTGGCCTTGTGTCCGTTATCGGTTGGTAATTTGTTCTTCAACCAGTTAGTGGCAACCCCTTTGTTGACACGTCCTGTCTTGGTCTCATACTCCACCACTACAGCACAGATATGGATGCTGTTGGGATGGACCTGCCACATGATAGCAACATACAATGAAAATTGTACATTCATTAAAATTCGATGGTAAAATGTGTCAAATCAAATAGTTTGTTAGCGCCACAGAGCCACACAATCTTCAGGAAGACAACCTATGACTGGTTTAGTTGAAGTTGAACATTAAACTAGAGTAGGAGACTGACCTTGGAAGAGGATGAGATGGAATAGTAGCGCGCCTGCAGTCGTGGAAGAAGCTCACACAGGTGATCGATAGGTGGGTGCAAAGAAGGCAAATCCTCAAGAATAGCCAAAATATTCCTGCATGAGTCCAGGACCCAGCTCTGATACAGCGCctgaaagattatgaagacaatGTCATAACAAATACTGTTAGCCATCTgacaatgacttaaaaaaaatagcCCATACCGGTGCATATTTGCCACAAACAAGACTTTTAATtgaaacaatacatttaattggACCTATTCACACTGAGACAATCTGTCTGATAACAGACAAGGACAGAAAAGAATTTGGGCAGAATTAGCTGGTACAGAATGCCCGCTCCAGGTTGCCCTGCAAATAAACATTATCCCACACACAGATGGGTATGAGCTGTAAAATATTCGTTGTGGTTATGTTTAtccatcattagttgcttttgcgttatttctgcattgaaaagtacCTGTTCTCACAGTAAAGAAGCTCATGTGCTCTCTCCCTCTcatgcctacacacacacacagagagagtgaagccatatttatttgtcaaaaagttgCTGGCGCCATCTTTCCTGTGTCTGTTCTGCCACTATCCAATGTCCAATTAAGACATTAAGCCAGACATCCACAAAATCACATTGGAGGAAATTATACCAAGGAAATCCACTTACGTCTCTCAATACTCACTTGAATAACAATATATTtgatgttatattatatattttcattatgcCAATATTCCACTTAAATTACACCTTGATGGGCAAAATTCTTAATGTCTCAATTTACATTCTCTGGTGAatgatgcagttttttttttttcttttttaaatgaccaaacaGAACTTGAGGGTTAAAAGAGTAGCTTGCTTGTAGTTTCATTACTTTACATTGAGTAGCTTGTGGCTTGAGATGATATCATTTGAAAGTGTTACTATCATTACTACAAGTACTGCCctcaaaggcaaaatgcagtaactacacaacAGTTATGACATATCTAGTTATATCTATCAATAAACTGAATTAGAAAAAAAGATTTGTGGATGAGATTGATTCaattttgctaaaaaaaattagAGAAATCTTGTCTGGTGAGTTGAAGGCTGTTTTGCTTTTAAGCAATTCAATTCTGTATTTTCAGCTGGGATATGTATTTGTTGCGTGAATGGCCTGAGTGTTTTTTCCTTACgctcttggtgtgaataggcctttggTGACAGTGATGCTTACTTTGCCCTCAGGTGAGGAGGAGGCCATCTTACGCATGTTCTCCTGTTCTTTGGGGTCGGAGGCGTATTGAGCCAGTTCATACAGCACATTTGTGCGTGGAGAGTTTGTGATGTCCAAATAGTGTGTCAGGGCGATGCGGTACGAGGTGGGGCAGGGGAACGGATGCTTCTTATTGGATTCCTCTGAAAGAAAATATACTCCCATATTTCAGTTACACAGCTGTAGTACTGTTGACAACTAGATAGTCTAAAATGAGTGATTCCAGCTAATCTAGGTTTAATGACGTACCGTCAAGGTTATTGAGGGAGATAACAGTATCAAGGTCCACTCCAAGGATCTCACCAATCCGGTTCACTATAGCCGTGTCATTGATGGGATACACAGCAACATGGTCTCCTGATTCATACCTACATGAACAAAATTACCATCAGATGGctgttaaaaagtaaataaactaATTTTGTATTTAGAACAGAAAAAGGCTCcattaaaacacaaaagaacacaagaTCCAGTCAGTTATTCTAATATAAACAGGTTATTAGGTGAATGGACATCCTGTACTATCTTATCAATAAGCAATGCAATAAATTACACCATAAGTTTGCCTTTTGTCCATTTAAACATGGACAAACATTTGCTTACAGTgcacatcatttattaatctccCTCTATAAACACAGTCAATGAAGTCAGAATATGGCAGACTCAAAAGTGGTGGGAAAACCCAGAGATTTCTTGAATGAGAACCAAAATGAACGATCGGCGTTTCATCGAGTCCAGATGAATGTGCATTGATTTATTTTCTCTTGAATATGGAGCTGAGGCTGTGATTGACACCTTGTGTGAACACATGGTGAAAATATGCAGCACTGAATAATTAATGATCATATTCACAAACAGTATGAACATAGTGCGGTTCATAGAAGCACATATGGAAGCCCACAGATGTTGTATTAtcatgtttgtcttttttgttttgttttttgtgatcagCAAAAGTTGTTTCAATAAAAGTTGTTTTCCCCCCCCAAGAAAACAAAATGATTCAtggtaacaaatacattttaatttaccaatattatgaaattattattataatatgaatgtatttattaatattgacTTACCTATGTATATTATACACATCTTATTTTATACAcacagaaatatacagtatatatgtatatatagtttcTGCAACAGATGGATTCAACAGAAGCAAATAtcattaacaacctcagagctcacggtatgTCTGtattaaaagttttatttgttattgttaaaaatcaattcgaCTATGCGTTTTTTACTTCCGGAAATCAACTGTGGCACTCTATTGTCATTAAACAAATATGATCAGTAACAGTACAGTGAACGATCTGTATAAATGTAATCTGGTATTTTTGTTACCTTTTTTCTAAGCCATGATCTTGACATTAATGTATACATTGTTTACCCTATATTGTAcccatttatacatttttcacaatACAAATGCCATTTGCAGTACTACATTTCTAAAAAGAAGTTAAGCTGTCATCCAGGGCACAAACCTCATGTTGTCTGAAAACCAGTGTGCAAGATCACACGTGTGTTACCTGATCTTAGATCCTGTGAT
The sequence above is a segment of the Xyrauchen texanus isolate HMW12.3.18 chromosome 38, RBS_HiC_50CHRs, whole genome shotgun sequence genome. Coding sequences within it:
- the porb gene encoding P450 (cytochrome) oxidoreductase b isoform X2, with amino-acid sequence MGCVFSLPEDRLVMVDRAPTTRETSFIEKMKKTGKNIIVFYGSQTGTGEEFANRLSKDAHRYGMKGMVADPEEYDMSELSRLTEIENSLAIFCMATYGEGDPTDNAQDFYDWLQEGDADLKGVKYTVFALGNKTYEHYNAMGKYVDKRLAELGAQRIFDLGMGDDDANLEEDFVSWREQFWPAVCEHFGVEATGEESSIRQYELKVHTDLNMNKIYTGELGRLKSFETQKPPFDAKNPFLAPVTVNRKLNKGGDRHLMHLELDITGSKIRYESGDHVAVYPINDTAIVNRIGEILGVDLDTVISLNNLDEESNKKHPFPCPTSYRIALTHYLDITNSPRTNVLYELAQYASDPKEQENMRKMASSSPEGKALYQSWVLDSCRNILAILEDLPSLHPPIDHLCELLPRLQARYYSISSSSKVHPNSIHICAVVVEYETKTGRVNKGVATNWLKNKLPTDNGHKATVPMYIRKSQFRLPFKSTNPVIMIGPGTGIAPFMGFIQERGWLKEQGKEVGNTVLYFGCRHNNEDFLYQEELEEFEKTGVLTELNVAFSRDQAQKVYVQHLLKNNKETVWRLVHTDNAHIYICGDARNMARDVQNSFYEIAEELGGMSRTQAVDYIKKLMTKGRYSLDVWS
- the porb gene encoding P450 (cytochrome) oxidoreductase b isoform X1, whose product is MADTQPEPSTQTEHMDENDPLFSNLDLFLFSLIIGLVIYWFIFRKKAEPIPEFKKLEPTAPTTRETSFIEKMKKTGKNIIVFYGSQTGTGEEFANRLSKDAHRYGMKGMVADPEEYDMSELSRLTEIENSLAIFCMATYGEGDPTDNAQDFYDWLQEGDADLKGVKYTVFALGNKTYEHYNAMGKYVDKRLAELGAQRIFDLGMGDDDANLEEDFVSWREQFWPAVCEHFGVEATGEESSIRQYELKVHTDLNMNKIYTGELGRLKSFETQKPPFDAKNPFLAPVTVNRKLNKGGDRHLMHLELDITGSKIRYESGDHVAVYPINDTAIVNRIGEILGVDLDTVISLNNLDEESNKKHPFPCPTSYRIALTHYLDITNSPRTNVLYELAQYASDPKEQENMRKMASSSPEGKALYQSWVLDSCRNILAILEDLPSLHPPIDHLCELLPRLQARYYSISSSSKVHPNSIHICAVVVEYETKTGRVNKGVATNWLKNKLPTDNGHKATVPMYIRKSQFRLPFKSTNPVIMIGPGTGIAPFMGFIQERGWLKEQGKEVGNTVLYFGCRHNNEDFLYQEELEEFEKTGVLTELNVAFSRDQAQKVYVQHLLKNNKETVWRLVHTDNAHIYICGDARNMARDVQNSFYEIAEELGGMSRTQAVDYIKKLMTKGRYSLDVWS